In the genome of Triticum urartu cultivar G1812 chromosome 5, Tu2.1, whole genome shotgun sequence, one region contains:
- the LOC125507757 gene encoding SEC1 family transport protein SLY1 codes for MALSLRKKQLDLITRMLHLNQQQPSPDGGGGGEGDEEAYKILVMDGPCISLLSPVLRVGDLRKHGVTLHLNIDKARQQVADAPAVYLVRPTPANADRIAADAAAGLYASFHVNFSTSVPRPVLDRLAAATAASRSAHRVARVADQYLDFVCLEDGLFSLAQPRAYVALNDPAAADSDITSLVEAVALGLFCVVATLGAVPIIRCARGGPAEMVAAALDARLRDHLLAKPNLFTEAASSAASSFQRPVLCLFDRNFELSVGIQHDWSYRPLVHDVLSFKLNKLKLPTEKYDLDDSDPFWVANSWSPFPKVAEEIEAQLAKYKQDVDEVNQRTGGGRDGVEFDGTDLIGNTKHLMNAVNSLPELTERKKMIDKHTNIATALLGHIKERSLDGYYECENDMLVNGTVDRNMLLSLLRGKGTKEDKLRLAVTYLLSFEAPLASELEQVEAALRESEVDMSAFQYVKRIKSLNTQFAAASSTASRSNIVDWAEKLYGQSISAVTAGVKNLLSDGRQLALTRTVEALMEGKPNPEVDNYLLFDPRAPRSGTGGQFRGPFREAIVFMIGGGNYIEYRSLVELGQRSQPSKHVIYGATEILNGVEFIQQLAELGQKAGLGGGGSSNLPPQ; via the exons ATGGCGCTCAGCCTCCGCAAGAAGCAGCTCG ATTTGATCACGCGGATGCTCCACCTGAACCAGCAGCAGCCGTCgccggacggcggcggcggcggggagggcgaCGAGGAGGCGTACAAGATCCTGGTGATGGACGGGCCCTGCATCTCGCTCCTCTCGCCGGTGCTCCGCGTCGGCGACCTCCGCAAGCACGGCGTCACCCTCCACCTCAACATCGACAAGGCGCGCCAGCAGGTCGCCGACGCGCCCGCGGTCTACCTCGTCCGCCCCACGCCCGCCAACGCCGACCGcatcgccgccgacgccgccgcggGGCTCTACGCCTCCTTCCACGTCAACTTCTCCACCTCCGTCCCGCGGCCCGTCCTCGaccgcctcgccgccgccaccgccgcgtCCCGCTCCGCGCACCGCGTCGCCCGCGTCGCCGACCAGTACCTCGACTTCGTCTGCCTCGAGGACGGCCTCTTCTCCCTCGCCCAGCCGCGCGCCTACGTCGCCCTCAACGACCCGGCCGCCGCCGATTCCGACATCACCTCACTCGTCGAGGCAGTCGCGCTCGGCCTCTTCTGCGTCGTCGCCACGCTCGGCGCCGTGCCCATCATCAGGTGCGCCCGCGGCGGGCCGGCCGAGATGGTGGCCGCCGCGCTGGACGCCCGCCTTCGAGATCACCTCCTAGCCAAGCCAAACCTGTTCACGGAGGCTGCATCCAGTGCCGCCTCGTCGTTCCAGCGCCCGGTCCTCTGCCTGTTTGACAGGAATTTCGAGCTGTCGGTGGGGATACAGCACGATTGGAGCTACCGCCCGTTGGTCCACGACGTGCTGAGCTTCAAGCTCAACAAGCTGAAGTTGCCGACAGAGAAGTATGATCTCGATGACTCTGACCCATTTTGGGTGGCAAACAGCTGGTCGCCGTTTCCGAAAGTGGCCGAGGAGATAGAAGCGCAGCTTGCCAAGTACAAGCAGGATGTGGACGAGGTGAACCAGCGCACCGGTGGCGGTAGGGATGGGGTTGAGTTTGATGGAACAGATCTCATTGGCAACACCAAGCACCTCATGAATGCGGTGAACTCGCTCCCGGAGCTGACCGAACGGAAGAAGATGATCGATAAACACACGAATATTGCAACTGCGCTGCTTGGGCACATCAAGGAGAGGTCTCTGGATGGATACTATGAGTGTGAGAACGACATGCTCGTGAATGGTACTGTGGATCGGAACATGCTGCTGAGTCTACTCAGAGGGAAGGGCACCAAGGAGGACAAGCTCCGTCTGGCCGTTACCTACCTGCTATCATTTGAGGCACCACTGGCATCTGAACttgagcaggttgaggctgcgcTGCGGGAGTCAGAAGTAGACATGTCTGCGTTCCAGTATGTGAAGAGGATAAAGTCGTTGAACACTCAATTTGCTGCTGCATCAAGCACGGCAAGCAGGAGCAACATTGTTGACTGGGCAGAGAAGCTTTACGGACAGTCCATTAGTGCCGTGACAGCAGGCGTGAAGAATCTCTTGTCGGATGGGAGGCAGCTGGCTCTTACTAGGACTGTCGAAGCCCTCATGGAAGGGAAACCAAACCCAGAGGTGGACAACTACCTACTGTTCGATCCACGGGCCCCTAGATCAGGAACTGGTGGGCAGTTTAGAGGACCCTTCAGAGAAGCCATTGTTTTCATGATTGGTGGTGGAAATTACATCGAGTATAGGAGCTTAGTTGAGCTAGGGCAGCGCTCACAGCCTTCAAAGCATGTCATATATGGAGCAACGGAGATTCTCAATGGGGTGGAATTTATTCAGCAGCTCGCAGAACTGGGACAGAAAGCGGGATTAGGTGGTGGCGGCAGCAGCAACCTACCACCGCAGTAA